Proteins encoded within one genomic window of Brenneria nigrifluens DSM 30175 = ATCC 13028:
- the gshA gene encoding glutamate--cysteine ligase → MIPDISPALSWLENNPQAVSGIQRGIERETLRVQANGHLATTGHPEKLGAALTHPWITTDFAETLLEFITPVDKDIDHLLAFLGDIHRHVARNLGDERMWPLSMPCFIAEEQEIELAQYGSSNIGRFKTLYREGLKNRYGALMQTIAGVHYNFSLPLAFWQARAGVRDEESGKVEISAGYFRLIRNYYRFGWIIPYLFGASPAICSSFLQGRETSLPFTRTDKGMCYLPYATSLRLSDLGYTNKTQSNLGITFNDLNTYVAALKRAIKIPSAEYARIGLKKDGRYLQLNTNALQIENELYAPIRPKRVTRPGESPADALLRGGIEYIEVRSLDINPFSPIGVSASQVRFLDLFLIWCALADAPEMSADELLCTRKNWNRVILEGRKPGQTVGMGCETDQHPIAEVGKSLFADLRRVAEVLDDGNDQPHYQQVCDELISGFDDPESTFSARLLSLMKESDSGGVGLNLAEEYRKILCHEPLQVLTEEQLAAESERSWRRQRQIEAEDKISFDEYLAAQ, encoded by the coding sequence TTGATCCCGGATATATCACCGGCTCTTTCCTGGCTGGAAAATAATCCTCAGGCAGTAAGCGGTATCCAGCGCGGAATTGAACGCGAAACGTTGCGCGTGCAGGCAAACGGACATCTGGCTACCACCGGGCATCCAGAGAAATTAGGTGCGGCATTGACGCATCCGTGGATCACCACGGATTTCGCCGAGACATTATTGGAATTCATTACTCCGGTCGATAAAGATATCGACCATCTGTTGGCGTTCCTGGGCGATATTCATCGCCATGTCGCGCGCAATTTGGGCGATGAGCGCATGTGGCCGTTGAGCATGCCGTGCTTCATTGCCGAAGAGCAGGAGATTGAACTGGCGCAGTACGGCTCATCCAACATTGGGCGTTTTAAAACGCTATATCGCGAAGGATTGAAAAACCGTTACGGCGCGTTGATGCAGACGATTGCGGGCGTGCATTATAATTTCTCGTTGCCGCTGGCGTTCTGGCAAGCCCGGGCCGGCGTCCGCGATGAGGAAAGCGGTAAAGTAGAAATCTCGGCGGGCTATTTTCGGCTGATTCGAAACTATTACCGATTCGGCTGGATCATTCCGTATCTCTTCGGCGCCTCTCCGGCCATCTGTTCTTCCTTCCTGCAAGGCAGGGAAACCTCGCTGCCGTTTACGCGTACCGATAAGGGAATGTGTTACCTGCCTTATGCCACATCTTTGCGGCTGAGCGATCTGGGCTACACTAATAAAACACAAAGCAATCTCGGCATTACGTTTAACGATTTGAACACCTATGTGGCCGCATTGAAACGGGCGATAAAAATTCCCTCCGCAGAGTATGCGCGTATTGGACTGAAGAAAGACGGCCGTTATTTACAGTTGAACACCAATGCGTTGCAGATTGAAAATGAACTCTATGCGCCAATAAGACCGAAACGGGTTACCCGACCGGGAGAATCTCCTGCTGACGCCTTGCTGCGCGGCGGGATCGAATATATTGAAGTGCGATCGTTGGATATCAATCCTTTTTCACCCATCGGCGTCAGCGCCAGTCAGGTGCGTTTTCTGGATTTATTCCTGATTTGGTGCGCATTGGCGGATGCGCCGGAAATGAGCGCGGATGAACTGCTCTGTACCCGTAAAAACTGGAATAGAGTGATACTGGAAGGCCGTAAACCGGGACAAACCGTGGGAATGGGATGTGAAACGGACCAACATCCGATTGCCGAGGTCGGTAAATCGTTATTCGCCGATCTACGCCGAGTGGCGGAGGTGCTGGATGACGGTAACGATCAGCCTCATTATCAACAGGTTTGTGATGAGCTGATTAGCGGTTTTGATGATCCTGAAAGCACCTTCTCCGCTCGCTTGCTGAGCCTGATGAAAGAAAGCGACAGCGGAGGGGTAGGACTTAATCTGGCGGAAGAGTATCGTAAGATACTTTGCCATGAGCCGCTGCAGGTATTGACAGAAGAACAGCTGGCGGCGGAAAGTGAACGTTCATGGCGTCGTCAGCGGCAGATTGAAGCAGAAGATAAAATCAGTTTTGATGAATATCTGGCGGCGCAGTAA
- the luxS gene encoding S-ribosylhomocysteine lyase produces the protein MPLLDSFTVDHTRMAAPAVRVAKTMKTPHGDTITVFDLRFCRPNIEVMPERGIHTLEHLFAGFMRDHLNGDGVEIIDISPMGCRTGFYMSLIGTPAEQRVADAWKAAMADVLKVTDQRKIPELNEYQCGTYEMHSLAEAQEIARHIIDHDIGINQNDELALPKDKLVELHI, from the coding sequence ATGCCGTTACTAGATAGTTTTACTGTAGATCATACCCGCATGGCTGCGCCTGCCGTCAGGGTTGCAAAAACCATGAAAACCCCTCATGGCGACACCATTACCGTATTCGATCTGCGTTTTTGCCGTCCTAATATCGAAGTGATGCCGGAACGCGGTATTCATACGCTGGAGCACCTGTTTGCCGGTTTTATGCGCGATCACCTGAACGGCGACGGGGTGGAGATTATCGATATTTCACCTATGGGCTGTCGCACGGGCTTCTATATGAGTCTGATTGGCACGCCTGCCGAACAGCGCGTCGCGGATGCCTGGAAAGCCGCCATGGCCGACGTGCTGAAAGTGACCGATCAGCGTAAAATCCCCGAGCTGAACGAATACCAGTGCGGGACCTATGAGATGCACTCTCTGGCCGAAGCGCAGGAGATCGCCCGGCACATTATCGATCACGATATTGGCATCAATCAGAATGATGAACTGGCGTTGCCGAAAGACAAGCTGGTTGAGTTACATATCTAA
- a CDS encoding cytochrome C assembly family protein produces the protein MSVFAIVALVAYTLSLGLIIPSLLRKNSAYRRLAIFSASVALICHAVALYQRIFDVHSGQNLSLLNIGSLVSLIICTVMTIVASRNRGWFLLPIVYTFALINLAFASFMPGEFITHLEETPGLLFHIGLALFSYATLIIAALYALQLVWLDYLLKNKKLSFAADMPPLMSIERKMFHITQIGVILLTLTLCSGLFYMDDLINNKENLHKALFSLFAWFIYILLLWGHYHEGWRGRRVVWFSLVGALLLTLSYFGSRVIQHFVAV, from the coding sequence ATGTCTGTTTTCGCTATAGTGGCTTTAGTCGCCTACACTCTCAGCCTCGGACTGATTATCCCCAGTCTGCTGCGCAAGAACAGTGCATATCGTCGGCTGGCAATATTTTCGGCCAGCGTTGCGCTTATCTGCCATGCAGTAGCGCTTTATCAACGGATTTTCGACGTCCATAGCGGCCAAAATCTTAGCCTGTTGAATATCGGCTCCCTTGTCAGTCTGATCATCTGCACCGTGATGACCATTGTCGCCTCACGTAACCGCGGCTGGTTTCTGCTGCCGATCGTCTATACGTTTGCCTTGATCAATCTGGCTTTCGCCAGCTTTATGCCCGGCGAATTCATCACCCACCTGGAGGAAACGCCGGGGCTGCTGTTCCATATCGGTCTGGCTCTGTTTTCCTATGCCACCCTGATTATCGCCGCCCTTTATGCGCTACAGTTGGTATGGCTGGACTACCTATTAAAAAATAAAAAACTGAGCTTCGCTGCCGATATGCCGCCGCTGATGAGCATCGAGCGTAAAATGTTCCACATCACCCAGATCGGCGTCATTCTTCTGACCCTGACGCTATGTAGCGGTCTGTTTTATATGGATGACTTGATCAATAACAAAGAGAATCTGCATAAGGCGCTGTTTTCTTTGTTTGCCTGGTTTATTTACATCCTGCTGCTCTGGGGGCACTACCACGAAGGATGGCGCGGACGGCGGGTTGTATGGTTTAGCCTGGTCGGCGCGCTGCTACTGACGTTATCCTACTTCGGCAGTCGGGTGATACAACACTTCGTTGCCGTCTGA
- the ffh gene encoding signal recognition particle protein, with protein MFENLTDRLSRTLRNISGRGRLTEDNIKETLREVRMALLEADVALPVVRDFINRVKERAVGHEVNKSLTPGQEFVKIVKNELVSSMGEINAELNLAAQPPAVVLMAGLQGAGKTTSVGKLGKFLKEKQKKKVLVVSADVYRPAAIKQLETLAQGVGVDFFPSDAQEKPLDIVSRALQHARLKFYDVLLVDTAGRLHVDDAMMDEIKQVHAAINPVETLFVVDAMTGQDAANTAKAFNEALPLTGVILTKIDGDARGGAALSIRHITGKPIKFLGVGEKTDALEPFYPERVASRILGMGDVLSLIEDIESKVDRTQAEKLANKLKKGDGFDLTDFLDQLKQMRNMGGMASMMSKMPGMGQLPDNVKSQMDDKVLVRMEAIINSMTHKERAKPEIIKGSRKRRIASGSGMQVQDVNRLLKQFDDMQRMMKKMKNGGLAKMMRGMKGMMPPGFPGR; from the coding sequence ATGTTTGAAAATTTAACCGATCGACTATCGCGCACATTGCGCAATATCAGCGGCCGCGGGCGGTTGACTGAAGACAATATAAAAGAAACGCTGCGCGAAGTTCGCATGGCGCTGCTTGAAGCCGACGTTGCTTTACCCGTGGTGCGAGACTTTATTAACCGCGTAAAAGAGCGGGCGGTGGGTCACGAAGTAAACAAAAGTCTGACCCCCGGTCAGGAGTTCGTCAAAATAGTCAAGAACGAGCTGGTCAGCTCAATGGGCGAAATTAACGCCGAGCTGAATCTGGCCGCTCAGCCGCCGGCGGTGGTGTTGATGGCCGGTTTGCAAGGGGCGGGTAAAACCACCAGCGTGGGTAAACTGGGCAAGTTTCTTAAAGAAAAACAGAAGAAAAAGGTGCTGGTGGTTTCCGCCGACGTCTATCGTCCGGCGGCCATCAAACAGCTGGAGACGCTGGCGCAAGGCGTGGGGGTCGATTTCTTCCCTTCCGATGCGCAGGAAAAACCGCTTGATATCGTCAGTCGGGCGCTGCAGCACGCCAGGCTGAAATTCTACGATGTGCTGTTGGTGGATACCGCCGGTCGTCTTCATGTCGACGACGCCATGATGGACGAAATCAAGCAGGTTCACGCGGCGATTAATCCGGTGGAAACCCTGTTTGTGGTTGACGCCATGACCGGGCAGGACGCGGCGAACACGGCGAAAGCCTTCAACGAAGCCCTGCCGTTGACCGGGGTTATCCTCACCAAGATCGATGGCGATGCCCGGGGCGGCGCAGCGCTCTCTATCCGACATATCACCGGCAAGCCCATCAAGTTTCTCGGCGTGGGGGAAAAAACCGACGCGCTGGAGCCTTTCTACCCGGAGCGTGTGGCATCGCGTATTCTTGGCATGGGCGACGTGCTTTCCCTTATCGAGGATATTGAAAGCAAAGTCGATCGCACTCAGGCTGAGAAACTGGCCAATAAGCTCAAAAAGGGCGACGGGTTTGATTTGACCGATTTTCTGGATCAGCTCAAGCAGATGCGCAATATGGGCGGCATGGCCAGCATGATGAGTAAAATGCCGGGAATGGGCCAACTGCCGGATAACGTGAAATCGCAGATGGATGACAAAGTTCTGGTGCGTATGGAAGCGATAATCAATTCGATGACGCATAAGGAACGCGCAAAGCCGGAAATCATCAAGGGATCGCGCAAGCGTCGTATTGCGAGCGGGTCGGGGATGCAGGTTCAGGACGTAAACCGTCTGCTGAAGCAGTTTGACGATATGCAGCGGATGATGAAGAAAATGAAGAATGGCGGTTTGGCGAAAATGATGCGCGGCATGAAAGGTATGATGCCGCCGGGATTCCCGGGGCGCTAA
- the rpsP gene encoding 30S ribosomal protein S16 — MVTIRLARGGAKKRPFYQVVVTDSRNARDGRFIERVGFFNPIATGQAEALRLDLDRIEHWVGLGATVSDRVSSLIKDAKKAA; from the coding sequence ATGGTAACAATTCGTTTGGCACGTGGCGGCGCGAAAAAACGCCCGTTTTATCAAGTTGTCGTGACCGATAGCCGCAATGCGCGCGACGGTCGCTTCATTGAGCGCGTAGGCTTCTTCAACCCGATCGCAACCGGTCAGGCAGAAGCGCTGCGTTTAGATCTGGACCGTATCGAACATTGGGTCGGCCTGGGCGCAACCGTTTCTGATCGCGTATCTTCGCTGATCAAAGACGCCAAGAAAGCGGCATAA
- the rimM gene encoding ribosome maturation factor RimM (Essential for efficient processing of 16S rRNA): protein MSKQLSPQVPANPIVLGKMGSTYGIRGWLRVFSSTEDAESIFDYQPWFIQTKSGWRPVEIDSWKHHNQDLIIKIKDVDDRDAANLLTNCEIIVDSAQLPELDEGDYYWKDLIGCQVVTVAGYQLGKVIDMMETGSNDVMVVRANLKDAFGVKERLIPFLSEQVVKSVDLSAQAIEVDWDPGF from the coding sequence ATGAGCAAGCAACTCAGCCCACAAGTTCCCGCTAACCCGATTGTATTGGGCAAGATGGGGTCGACTTATGGCATCCGAGGTTGGCTCAGAGTGTTTTCATCCACCGAAGATGCCGAGAGCATTTTTGATTATCAACCTTGGTTTATCCAGACAAAAAGTGGTTGGCGGCCCGTCGAGATTGACAGCTGGAAACACCACAATCAGGATCTGATCATCAAGATTAAAGATGTTGACGATCGTGATGCGGCGAATTTACTGACCAATTGCGAGATTATCGTTGATTCGGCTCAGTTGCCGGAACTGGATGAAGGTGATTATTACTGGAAGGATCTTATCGGCTGTCAGGTCGTAACCGTAGCAGGTTATCAACTGGGAAAAGTCATCGATATGATGGAAACCGGTTCCAACGACGTGATGGTGGTAAGGGCTAACCTGAAAGATGCCTTCGGGGTCAAGGAGCGGCTGATTCCGTTCCTCTCTGAACAGGTTGTCAAGAGCGTTGACCTTTCTGCTCAAGCCATTGAAGTAGATTGGGATCCTGGTTTTTGA
- the trmD gene encoding tRNA (guanosine(37)-N1)-methyltransferase TrmD translates to MWIGVISLFPEMFRAITDYGVTGRAVKNGLLSVQYWSPRDFAYDRHRTVDDRPYGGGPGMLMMVQPLRDAIHAAKAAAGEGARVIYLSPQGRKLDQQGVRQLAANQKMILVCGRYEGIDERVIKTEIDEEWSIGDYVLSGGELPAMALIDSVSRFIPGVLGHQSSAEEDSFADGLLDCPHFTRPEVLAGMDVPPVLLSGNHAEIRRWRLKQSLGRTWLRRPELLKSLALTDEQATLLAEFQREYQSGQHEY, encoded by the coding sequence ATGTGGATTGGGGTTATTAGCCTGTTTCCAGAGATGTTCCGCGCAATTACTGATTACGGAGTCACTGGCCGGGCAGTTAAAAATGGCCTGCTGAGCGTACAGTACTGGAGTCCGCGAGACTTCGCTTACGACCGGCATCGCACCGTGGACGATCGCCCATACGGCGGCGGCCCCGGAATGCTGATGATGGTGCAACCCTTGCGGGATGCGATCCACGCAGCGAAAGCAGCGGCAGGCGAAGGCGCCAGGGTGATTTACTTATCACCTCAGGGCCGTAAATTAGATCAGCAGGGCGTGCGTCAACTCGCCGCCAACCAGAAAATGATCCTGGTTTGCGGGCGGTATGAGGGAATTGATGAGCGCGTAATTAAAACCGAAATTGACGAAGAATGGTCAATCGGTGATTACGTTCTCAGCGGCGGGGAACTGCCGGCAATGGCGCTGATTGACTCTGTTTCCCGGTTTATCCCGGGCGTGCTGGGTCATCAGTCTTCCGCGGAAGAGGATTCTTTCGCTGACGGGTTGCTGGATTGTCCTCATTTTACTCGTCCTGAAGTGTTGGCCGGTATGGATGTCCCGCCAGTTTTACTGTCAGGAAACCATGCTGAAATACGTCGCTGGCGGTTGAAGCAGTCGCTGGGCCGAACCTGGCTTAGAAGACCTGAACTTCTGAAAAGCCTAGCTCTGACTGACGAGCAAGCAACGTTGCTGGCTGAATTCCAACGAGAATATCAGTCCGGGCAACATGAGTATTAG
- the rplS gene encoding 50S ribosomal protein L19, translating into MSNIIKQIEQEQMKQDVPAFRPGDTVEVKVWVVEGSKKRLQAFEGVVIAIRNRGLHSAFTVRKISNGEGVERVFQTHSPVVDSIAVKRRGAVRKAKLYYLRERTGKSARIKERLN; encoded by the coding sequence ATGAGCAACATTATCAAGCAAATTGAACAAGAACAGATGAAGCAGGACGTACCTGCATTTCGTCCGGGTGATACCGTAGAAGTGAAGGTATGGGTTGTTGAAGGTAGCAAAAAACGTCTGCAGGCATTCGAGGGCGTGGTTATCGCTATTCGTAACCGCGGTCTGCATTCTGCATTTACTGTTCGCAAGATTTCCAACGGCGAAGGCGTAGAGCGCGTTTTCCAAACGCATTCCCCGGTAGTGGACAGCATCGCTGTTAAACGCCGCGGCGCCGTACGTAAAGCCAAATTGTACTACCTGCGTGAACGCACCGGTAAGTCTGCTCGTATCAAAGAGCGTCTCAACTGA
- a CDS encoding DUF2799 domain-containing protein, with translation MKYSYCLAVILFIAGCQHNASAPTADNQNTFWYEAGYQDAISGLVVKDNSVLEEWFGNPQIDREAYLRGYGAGQADFCRIDNMPAWGKSGKNFPASCDGVADAEQLRVQWQRSMNQP, from the coding sequence ATGAAATACAGTTACTGTCTGGCTGTAATTCTCTTTATCGCAGGCTGCCAACACAACGCCTCTGCGCCAACTGCCGACAACCAGAACACTTTCTGGTATGAAGCTGGTTACCAGGACGCCATATCCGGCCTGGTTGTCAAAGATAATAGCGTGTTGGAGGAGTGGTTTGGCAATCCCCAGATCGATCGCGAAGCCTATTTGCGCGGCTACGGCGCGGGGCAAGCGGACTTTTGTCGCATTGACAACATGCCTGCGTGGGGGAAATCCGGCAAAAATTTCCCCGCCAGCTGCGATGGCGTTGCCGATGCGGAACAACTACGAGTCCAGTGGCAACGGAGTATGAATCAACCCTAA
- the btsR gene encoding two-component system response regulator BtsR: protein MLKAIIIDDELPAREELSLLLENEPDITIIAQCGNALEAIPAIHRLQPDVIFLDIQMPKVSGLELAAMLDPENMPYVVFVTAYDEYAVRAFEEHAFDYLLKPLDSQRLNKTLNRLRRGASVNKNVHLITEPYLRHIPCHGHNRIFLLKVDEVEYLSSELGGVHVVGVNQTGYTQLSLKTLEEKTPLVRCHRKYMVNTDLLKEIKLLENGAAEVLTNTGKQIPVSRRYLKLLKEKLGIV, encoded by the coding sequence ATGCTGAAAGCCATCATAATTGACGACGAACTGCCCGCTCGTGAAGAACTTTCATTGCTGCTGGAAAATGAACCTGACATAACGATTATCGCTCAGTGCGGCAACGCGCTTGAAGCGATACCGGCTATTCACCGCTTGCAGCCTGACGTGATTTTTCTGGACATACAGATGCCCAAGGTCAGCGGTCTGGAATTAGCCGCCATGCTGGATCCGGAAAACATGCCTTACGTGGTGTTCGTCACCGCCTATGACGAATACGCAGTGCGCGCCTTTGAAGAACATGCTTTCGACTACCTGCTTAAGCCGCTGGATTCGCAACGGCTGAATAAAACGTTGAATCGTTTACGCCGCGGCGCAAGTGTAAATAAAAATGTACACTTAATTACCGAACCCTATCTGCGCCATATCCCCTGCCACGGGCACAACCGCATTTTTTTGCTCAAGGTCGATGAAGTCGAATATCTCAGTTCCGAACTCGGCGGAGTGCACGTTGTGGGAGTAAACCAGACTGGCTATACGCAACTGTCGCTAAAAACGTTGGAAGAAAAAACGCCCCTGGTGCGCTGCCATCGAAAATATATGGTCAATACGGATCTGCTGAAAGAAATTAAACTGCTGGAGAACGGCGCGGCAGAAGTGCTCACCAACACCGGAAAACAGATTCCGGTGAGTCGCCGCTATCTCAAACTGCTAAAAGAAAAACTGGGCATCGTTTAA
- a CDS encoding 3-deoxy-7-phosphoheptulonate synthase, giving the protein MQKDALNNINIVEEQILITPDELKAKFPLSDGERQAIASARETIANIIHGRDRRLLIVCGPCSIHDTDAALEYGRRLQSLSAELSDRLYIVMRVYFEKPRTTVGWKGLINDPHMDGSCDVEAGLHIARELLLKLVNMGLPLATEALDPNNPQYLGDLFSWSAIGARTTESQTHREMASGLSMPVGFKNGTDGSLGTAINAMRAAAMPHRFMGINQSGQVCLLHTQGNADGHVILRGGKTPNYSAPDVAECEKQMLDAGLNPALMVDCSHGNSNKDYRRQPLVVESVIEQIKAGNRSIIGLMLESHLHEGSQSSEQPRAEMRYGVSVTDACISWENTETLLRSVHQELGAERVKHSGE; this is encoded by the coding sequence ATGCAAAAAGACGCTCTTAACAACATCAATATTGTGGAAGAACAGATACTGATTACCCCGGATGAACTGAAAGCCAAGTTCCCGCTAAGCGACGGCGAGCGCCAAGCCATCGCCAGCGCCCGCGAAACCATCGCCAATATTATTCATGGGCGAGATCGGCGTCTGCTGATCGTATGCGGCCCCTGTTCTATCCATGATACCGATGCCGCCCTGGAGTACGGGCGCCGTCTGCAATCCCTCTCGGCTGAATTGAGCGATCGGCTGTATATCGTTATGCGGGTGTACTTTGAAAAGCCGCGCACCACCGTCGGTTGGAAAGGATTAATTAACGATCCTCACATGGATGGCTCTTGCGATGTGGAAGCCGGGTTGCATATCGCCCGTGAGCTATTGCTCAAGCTGGTTAACATGGGGTTACCGCTGGCGACTGAAGCGCTGGATCCCAACAATCCGCAGTATCTGGGCGACCTGTTCAGTTGGTCGGCGATTGGCGCCCGCACCACCGAATCGCAAACGCACCGCGAAATGGCATCCGGCCTCTCCATGCCCGTCGGGTTCAAAAACGGCACCGACGGCAGCCTTGGCACGGCAATTAATGCGATGAGAGCGGCGGCCATGCCGCACCGGTTTATGGGGATTAATCAATCCGGCCAGGTTTGCCTGCTGCACACGCAGGGAAATGCGGACGGCCATGTTATTTTGCGCGGCGGCAAAACGCCAAACTACAGTGCGCCAGACGTTGCAGAATGTGAAAAACAGATGCTTGATGCGGGACTGAATCCGGCGCTGATGGTAGATTGTAGCCATGGCAACTCAAATAAAGATTACCGTCGGCAACCCTTGGTGGTCGAGTCGGTCATTGAGCAGATTAAGGCAGGCAACCGTTCGATCATCGGCCTGATGCTGGAAAGTCATCTTCACGAAGGCAGCCAGTCTTCAGAGCAGCCGCGTGCGGAAATGCGCTATGGCGTATCGGTAACGGATGCCTGTATCAGTTGGGAAAATACAGAAACGTTACTGCGTTCCGTACATCAGGAGCTTGGCGCGGAACGGGTAAAACATTCAGGAGAGTAA
- the tyrA gene encoding bifunctional chorismate mutase/prephenate dehydrogenase, with amino-acid sequence MVAELTALRDQIDEVDKELLALLSRRLRLVAEVGEVKSRYGLPIYAPDREAAMFSSRRKEAALLGVPPDLIEDILRRVMRESYSSENDKGFKTLNPQLRPVVIVGGRGQMGALFEKMLTLSGYQVRILEQEDWPQAETLLSDAGMVIVSVPIHVTEQVIARLPKLPDDCILVDLASVKNGPLQAMLAAHRGPVLGLHPMFGPDSGSLAKQVVVYCDGRQPESYQWLLEQIQVWGARLHRISAVEHDQNMMFIQALRHFATFAYGLHLAEENVQLEQLLALSSPIYRLELIMVGRLFAQDPQLYADIIMSSENNLALIKRYYKRFGEVIELLEHADKAEFINSFKRIERWFGDYAGRFLSESRTLLRQANDIRQ; translated from the coding sequence ATGGTAGCTGAACTGACCGCGTTGCGTGATCAGATAGACGAGGTGGATAAAGAGCTGTTAGCGCTGCTATCACGCCGATTGCGTTTGGTGGCGGAAGTGGGGGAGGTCAAAAGCCGTTATGGCTTGCCTATCTATGCGCCCGATCGCGAAGCCGCCATGTTCAGTTCGCGCCGTAAAGAGGCCGCTCTGCTGGGTGTGCCTCCCGATCTGATTGAAGATATTTTGCGTCGCGTTATGCGCGAATCCTACTCCAGCGAAAATGATAAGGGATTTAAGACATTGAATCCTCAACTGCGTCCGGTGGTTATCGTCGGCGGCCGTGGGCAGATGGGGGCGCTGTTTGAAAAAATGCTGACGCTGTCGGGGTATCAGGTCAGGATCCTGGAGCAGGAGGACTGGCCGCAAGCGGAAACCCTGCTATCTGACGCCGGCATGGTGATTGTCAGCGTGCCGATCCATGTCACTGAACAGGTTATCGCCCGTCTGCCTAAATTGCCGGATGACTGTATTCTGGTGGATTTGGCTTCGGTCAAAAACGGCCCGCTGCAAGCGATGCTGGCCGCCCATCGCGGACCGGTGCTTGGGCTGCATCCCATGTTCGGACCGGATAGCGGCAGCCTGGCGAAACAGGTGGTGGTCTATTGCGACGGACGTCAGCCGGAATCCTATCAATGGCTGCTGGAGCAGATACAGGTGTGGGGCGCGCGTTTACATCGCATCAGCGCGGTGGAGCACGATCAGAATATGATGTTTATTCAGGCGCTGCGCCATTTTGCCACTTTCGCTTACGGCCTGCATTTGGCGGAAGAGAACGTACAGCTGGAGCAGTTGCTGGCGTTGTCATCGCCCATTTACCGTTTGGAATTGATCATGGTAGGCCGCTTGTTTGCTCAGGATCCGCAACTATACGCCGACATCATTATGTCTTCTGAAAATAATCTGGCATTGATTAAACGTTATTATAAACGTTTCGGCGAGGTCATCGAGCTGTTGGAACATGCGGATAAAGCCGAGTTTATCAACAGCTTCAAAAGAATCGAACGCTGGTTTGGTGATTACGCCGGACGATTCCTGTCTGAAAGCAGGACTTTATTACGTCAGGCCAACGATATCCGGCAATAA